One stretch of Armigeres subalbatus isolate Guangzhou_Male chromosome 2, GZ_Asu_2, whole genome shotgun sequence DNA includes these proteins:
- the LOC134216261 gene encoding endoplasmic reticulum metallopeptidase 1-like, which translates to MVDRQRKVSKTKSKSSKDVTNLHQIDSQLGMLGVLLILICGSISSYLLSNLPDALTRAQLENNPGAFIAERAWENLKVLNDFGPKPTGSEANEKLTANYIKREIELIQASKHANQQLLVEHQVVSGGYSVAFLGHPLASLYRNVQNLVVKLEGKNDDGTKPALMLNCHFDTVASSPGASDDGASCCVMLEIMRVLSREPKRNRHSIIFLFNGAEETPLQAAHGFITQHPWARQVAAFLNLESGGSGGKEVLFQSGPRHPWMIDLYAEAIRHPFAQAAAEELFQSGLIPSDTDFRIFRDFGNIPGMDFAHVADGYRYHTKYDNIDYLSLPVLQRTGDNILALTRKMVNSDELANTKKVEAAEGKSVFFDYLGLLFVSYSTEAAFIINTVVSILAALFPLYGLGQAIPKGKTTILKEAAYGFLATIGGTLGSVLTNLIIGHQLDALGYALSWYSSRYLILGLYCGPALLCHCLSQMIVNKLFVDNKSPLNLSQTVQSRLIGVSVFWGLVIIPLTLAGIRSTYMFMVVALISALSSLTTSVLGFHNTTRKWLLLHMSFQILTMLWATNFYNTYMQLFIPVSGRIGGTKNPENLIGLLAAFCTLLTTSYVTPLISLLKKPSELTARIVAPILITFFLTCLTPASFPYRDESAKAPSVQRHYLTHALRLYHDRAGELRHSDSGFLLREMDRNSERVIRDIVGHEGVVRMREMASCAEEIFCAVPFYSIWHQIRFDNFWLAGPAPTVDTMVTLTLIHTEQIDAHIRRLHFTIEGSIQSSLIIGPKVGVRLVGWSLLDELTAETEFNGQRGHFVLITHGLPGEPWNVSMDFEHPDPNYDGPLVDIAVVTTFWEHHDKHTQNFTDLIKKFPSWAHVIPSVAVMNVYVF; encoded by the coding sequence ATGGTCGACCGACAGAGGAAAGTTTCGAAAacgaaatcaaaatcatcgaaagATGTGACGAACCTGCACCAGATCGATTCCCAGCTGGGAATGCTGGGAGTTCTTCTAATCCTAATTTGTGGATCTATTTCGAGCTACCTTCTTAGCAATCTCCCCGATGCATTGACACGTGCTCAGCTGGAAAACAATCCGGGAGCATTCATCGCCGAGCGAGCATGGGAAAATCTAAAGGTACTGAACGATTTTGGACCGAAACCAACCGGCAGTGAAGCAAATGAGAAGCTTACGGCTAATTACATTAAGCGTGAAATTGAGTTGATCCAAGCAAGTAAACATGCCAATCAGCAACTCCTTGTCGAGCATCAGGTTGTATCCGGCGGGTATTCAGTAGCCTTTCTGGGACATCCATTGGCCAGCTTGTACCGGAATGTGCAAAATTTGGTGGTGAAACTGGAGGGAAAGAATGACGACGGAACGAAACCAGCACTAATGCTGAATTGCCACTTTGACACGGTGGCCAGCAGCCCTGGAGCGAGCGATGATGGCGCCAGCTGTTGTGTCATGTTGGAAATCATGAGGGTGTTGTCGAGAGAACCAAAACGAAACCGCCACTCGATTATTTTTCTGTTCAATGGTGCTGAAGAGACTCCACTGCAAGCGGCGCATGGGTTCATTACTCAACATCCGTGGGCCAGACAGGTTGCGGCATTTTTAAATCTGGAATCTGGCGGCTCCGGTGGTAAGGAAGTGCTGTTTCAAAGTGGACCACGCCATCCGTGGATGATTGATCTATATGCGGAGGCCATCCGACATCCATTCGCTCAAGCTGCGGCGGAGGAGTTGTTTCAATCGGGGTTGATCCCATCCGATACGGATTTTAGAATATTTCGGGACTTTGGTAATATTCCCGGGATGGATTTTGCTCACGTTGCCGATGGATACCGTTATCATACCAAGTACGACAACATCGACTATCTGTCGCTGCCGGTGCTGCAGAGAACAGGAGATAACATACTTGCACTAACGAGAAAAATGGTGAACAGTGATGAGTTAGCAAACACCAAGAAAGTGGAAGCCGCTGAAGGAAAAAGTGTCTTTTTTGATTATCTTGGACTACTGTTTGTGAGTTACAGTACCGAGGCTGCGTTTATAATTAACACGGTGGTGTCAATTCTGGCTGCATTGTTTCCACTCTATGGGTTAGGCCAAGCAATACCAAAAGGTAAAACAACGATTTTGAAAGAAGCTGCCTACGGATTTCTGGCAACAATCGGGGGAACGCTTGGAAGTGTACTAACTAATCTTATTATCGGACATCAACTGGATGCACTGGGCTACGCGTTATCGTGGTACTCTTCGCGCTATCTCATTCTGGGCCTATATTGTGGACCGGCATTACTCTGCCATTGCCTCTCGCAAATGATTGTCAACAAACTTTTCGTTGATAACAAGAGCCCGCTAAATTTATCGCAGACTGTGCAATCGAGATTAATTGGAGTGAGCGTGTTTTGGGGGTTGGTCATTATACCATTGACGTTAGCCGGGATTCGGAGCACGTACATGTTTATGGTTGTGGCTCTGATCTCAGCTTTGTCATCTCTGACTACATCTGTACTAGGATTCCACAATACTACGCGGAAGTGGTTATTGCTGCACATGTCTTTTCAAATTCTAACGATGCTCTGGGCCACCAACTTCTACAACACTTATATGCAACTTTTTATTCCTGTTTCCGGAAGAATTGGCGGAACCAAAAACCCAGAAAACTTGATTGGCTTGCTTGCTGCATTCTGCACGCTTCTAACCACTAGCTACGTTACACCACTGATATCGTTGTTAAAGAAACCATCAGAACTTACCGCACGAATTGTGGCTCCAATTCTGATAACATTCTTCCTGACATGCCTCACCCCGGCCAGTTTCCCATACAGAGATGAAAGCGCCAAAGCTCCATCAGTTCAGAGGCACTACCTCACACATGCCTTACGTCTGTACCATGACCGAGCAGGAGAGCTGCGGCATAGTGATTCAGGATTTCTTCTACGTGAAATGGATCGTAATTCGGAGCGAGTCATTCGAGACATTGTTGGTCATGAAGGAGTCGTCCGAATGCGTGAAATGGCCAGCTGCGCTGAGGAAATATTTTGTGCTGTCCCATTCTACTCGATATGGCACCAAATACGGTTCGATAACTTCTGGCTTGCAGGTCCGGCGCCAACCGTGGACACAATGGTAACTCTCACACTTATACATACGGAGCAGATCGATGCGCATATCCGGCGACTGCATTTTACAATTGAAGGTAGCATCCAGTCGTCGCTTATAATTGGTCCAAAAGTCGGAGTCCGGTTGGTTGGCTGGAGTTTGCTTGATGAGCTAACCGCGGAAACTGAATTTAACGGTCAACGGGGTCACTTTGTGCTCATAACCCATGGTTTGCCAGGTGAACCTTGGAACGTTTCGATGGATTTCGAGCATCCTGATCCGAACTACGATGGGCCTTTGGTGGATATTGCTGTTGTTACAACGTTCTGGGAGCATCATGACAAGCACACGCAAAATTTTACCGATCTGATCAAGAAGTTCCCTTCGTGGGCTCACGTGATACCGTCCGTCGCAGTTATGAACGTGTATGTATTCTGa